A part of Actinomycetota bacterium genomic DNA contains:
- a CDS encoding ABC transporter permease: protein MKVEERPPPPEPEVEEAAARVPWGQRLRGWAFQLLAPAVSLLIAAVIGVIVILIVQQSWDDVADVANAMWSYGLFNRNSLAFILGRATPLIFAGLAVAIAFKAGLFNIGVEGQYAIGALAAGYVGYQLSAPTALHLPLTILAGMAGGMLWAAVPALLKVYRGAHEVISTIMMNFVANAVLLYLLSGALKDPNQQGDIAQQQTPDIEPTAQVGSMVPFFNSIGFDFRGSAPVTWFFVLAIVAAALYALTVRRTRFGFELRVLGTNPRAAEPSGIRSNSMIMKAMLLSGAIAGLIALQDVLGIDDRMKLDYIRFYGFTGIAIALLGRNSGGGIVAAALLFSFLDRARGGIGLNTDVPAEVTTIMQGVIILTIVIAYEVVRRLTARRQLREQHERA, encoded by the coding sequence GTGAAGGTCGAGGAGCGGCCACCGCCGCCCGAGCCGGAGGTCGAGGAGGCCGCCGCCCGGGTCCCCTGGGGCCAGCGTCTGCGGGGCTGGGCCTTCCAGCTGCTCGCCCCGGCCGTGTCGCTGCTGATCGCGGCCGTCATCGGCGTCATCGTCATCCTGATCGTGCAGCAGAGCTGGGACGACGTGGCCGACGTGGCCAACGCCATGTGGAGCTACGGGCTGTTCAACCGCAACTCGCTGGCCTTCATCCTCGGCCGGGCCACCCCGCTGATCTTCGCCGGCCTGGCCGTGGCCATCGCCTTCAAGGCCGGCCTGTTCAACATCGGCGTCGAAGGCCAGTACGCCATCGGCGCCCTGGCCGCCGGCTACGTCGGCTACCAGCTGTCGGCCCCGACGGCCCTGCACCTGCCCCTGACGATCCTGGCCGGCATGGCCGGCGGGATGCTCTGGGCCGCCGTCCCGGCCCTGCTCAAGGTCTACCGGGGAGCGCACGAGGTCATCTCGACCATCATGATGAACTTCGTAGCCAACGCGGTCCTGCTCTACCTCCTCTCGGGGGCCCTGAAGGACCCCAACCAGCAGGGCGACATCGCCCAGCAGCAGACCCCCGACATCGAGCCGACCGCCCAGGTGGGCTCCATGGTCCCGTTCTTCAACTCGATCGGTTTCGACTTCCGCGGGTCGGCCCCGGTGACCTGGTTCTTCGTCCTGGCCATCGTCGCCGCCGCGCTGTACGCGCTGACCGTGCGGCGCACCCGCTTCGGCTTCGAGCTGCGGGTGCTCGGCACCAACCCGCGGGCCGCCGAGCCGTCCGGCATCCGCAGCAACTCCATGATCATGAAGGCGATGCTGCTGTCGGGGGCGATCGCCGGCCTGATCGCCCTCCAGGACGTGCTCGGCATCGACGACCGCATGAAGCTCGACTACATCCGCTTCTACGGCTTCACCGGCATCGCCATCGCCCTGCTGGGGCGCAACTCGGGCGGCGGCATCGTGGCCGCGGCCCTGCTGTTCTCCTTCCTCGACCGTGCCAGGGGTGGCATCGGCCTCAACACCGACGTACCCGCCGAGGTCACGACCATCATGCAGGGCGTGATCATCCTCACCATCGTGATCGCCTACGAGGTCGTGCGGCGCCTCACCGCCCGCCGCCAGCTCCGGGAGCAGCACGAACGTGCCTGA